One genomic window of Thermodesulfovibrionales bacterium includes the following:
- a CDS encoding V-type ATP synthase subunit E: MGYQELIDSLHKEGEEKARSILNEAEVEAANIRQDASKKTGEMEQHYTRDLAAAVKEETEAILSEAGKKARMVLLAAEKELSDRLYKIAMKSLPLLREKRYPDLFVALYKELPQHQWRAVRVHPEDKGLAETCLPDAEVISDNSISGGLDVMTADERIRVTNTFDKRLACLWIEMLPGLMRDACGPEQGTL; the protein is encoded by the coding sequence ATGGGCTACCAGGAACTCATCGATTCCCTTCATAAGGAGGGGGAGGAGAAGGCCCGCTCGATCCTGAATGAGGCAGAGGTAGAGGCCGCCAACATCAGGCAGGATGCATCGAAGAAGACCGGGGAGATGGAGCAGCATTACACCAGGGACCTCGCGGCAGCGGTAAAAGAAGAGACGGAGGCGATTCTCTCGGAGGCCGGAAAGAAGGCCCGCATGGTCCTCCTTGCTGCCGAAAAGGAATTGTCGGACCGTCTTTATAAAATTGCGATGAAGTCCCTTCCCCTCTTGAGGGAGAAGCGTTATCCCGACCTCTTTGTCGCTCTTTACAAGGAGCTCCCGCAGCATCAATGGCGCGCAGTCAGAGTGCATCCCGAAGATAAGGGGCTGGCGGAGACATGCCTCCCCGATGCTGAGGTGATTTCAGACAATTCAATCTCCGGTGGACTGGATGTCATGACAGCGGATGAGAGGATTCGTGTCACGAATACCTTCGATAAGAGACTGGCATGCCTCTGGATCGAAATGCTGCCGGGGCTGATGAGAGATGCCTGCGGACCTGAGCAGGGCACATTGTGA
- a CDS encoding V-type ATPase subunit, whose product MITPIERYGWGIPVELLRTVEDEGYPADYLLSRVRGRKVLLIRDWNLLLSDTAPLEYLSTTRYGAVMTDNAPDAVWRYLLREFRWVYFQLNRRLREVFRPFFLYSELKTIFICLRYIEGEKDGRIGSLLSSSVLSEKVKRILQGSRDITAAVKGIEGLFLSLSPGFSGLTETLDREGLKGVEEVMTETFLEHTARSKIDSVLKGFFARIIDSRNVLALCKQLRHEAKGPPPFLEGGSFTKKRFPELSERKDIFAISSLIEKLTGIAIERPDTAAVENALYRGITRFLKKAGREPLGTGPILDYLWKCSLEARNLSLILYGGDISREKIEAEMVR is encoded by the coding sequence GTGATAACCCCCATCGAGCGTTATGGTTGGGGAATACCTGTGGAACTTCTTCGAACGGTAGAAGACGAAGGGTATCCCGCCGATTATCTCCTGTCGCGGGTCAGGGGGAGGAAGGTGCTCCTCATCAGAGACTGGAATCTCCTCCTCTCCGATACGGCGCCCCTCGAATATCTCTCGACAACGAGATATGGTGCCGTCATGACCGACAACGCTCCTGACGCGGTTTGGCGATATCTCCTGAGAGAGTTCCGGTGGGTCTATTTCCAATTGAACAGGAGGCTCCGGGAAGTTTTCCGGCCTTTCTTCCTCTACTCGGAGTTGAAGACGATCTTCATCTGTCTCCGTTATATTGAAGGAGAGAAGGACGGGCGGATAGGTAGTCTCCTTTCGTCGAGCGTCCTTTCGGAAAAGGTGAAACGGATCCTCCAGGGAAGCAGGGATATCACTGCCGCGGTGAAGGGGATCGAAGGCCTCTTCCTGTCTCTTTCGCCCGGGTTCAGCGGACTCACGGAAACCCTCGACCGGGAGGGTCTCAAGGGTGTGGAGGAAGTGATGACAGAGACCTTTCTCGAGCATACCGCCCGGTCGAAGATCGACTCCGTTCTCAAGGGCTTCTTTGCCCGCATCATCGATTCGAGGAACGTGCTCGCCCTCTGCAAACAACTGAGGCACGAGGCGAAAGGGCCCCCGCCTTTTCTGGAGGGCGGAAGCTTCACAAAGAAGAGGTTTCCCGAATTGAGCGAGCGAAAGGATATCTTCGCGATATCTTCCCTTATTGAGAAACTGACCGGAATCGCGATCGAAAGGCCTGATACCGCAGCGGTAGAGAATGCGCTCTACAGGGGCATTACGCGTTTTCTCAAGAAGGCCGGCAGAGAACCGCTCGGGACGGGACCCATTCTCGATTATCTCTGGAAATGTTCCCTGGAAGCACGGAACCTCAGCCTCATCCTTTACGGAGGCGATATCAGCAGAGAGAAGATTGAGGCGGAGATGGTGCGGTGA
- a CDS encoding V-type ATP synthase subunit F, translated as MKRIVFITAPDAEYGFRLAGVVQYTGRPEDAEGTLKEIMTDPATGLVILDERLMKGIAEERLREIEKVWQGIVLILPAPEKAGALVEDYVARLIRRAIGYHVRLQL; from the coding sequence GTGAAGAGAATCGTCTTCATAACAGCCCCGGACGCGGAATATGGGTTCAGGCTCGCCGGTGTGGTCCAGTACACGGGCAGGCCGGAGGATGCCGAAGGCACGCTTAAGGAGATCATGACGGATCCGGCCACGGGCCTCGTCATCCTTGACGAGCGGCTCATGAAAGGCATCGCTGAAGAGAGGCTGAGGGAGATCGAGAAGGTATGGCAGGGCATCGTCCTTATTCTGCCCGCTCCGGAAAAGGCCGGCGCCCTCGTAGAAGATTATGTGGCACGCCTGATACGGCGGGCGATAGGATACCACGTGAGGTTACAGTTATGA